The Anas acuta chromosome 12, bAnaAcu1.1, whole genome shotgun sequence sequence CTCGAAATCGGGAGGTACCATTGCACGGGCggcgggggggagggaggaaagaggggaagcgctcccccccctccccaacagGGGTGGACGAGCCCCGAGCTGAGGGgagcccctggggctgggggggaaaaTGGCgatggggggaaatgggggcaCAGCACACACAGGGGCACAGCACACACAGGGACAGAGCTCTCAGCTTACTAAACCTTGTGCCTTTGAGTATTTGGTGTCAGACGTGACTGCAGGTGGCCCCTGTCCCTCTTTTCTCCTCCGTCCCTGCTGAGAGGAATGCGAGGGGCTGCGCCCTGCTCCTCTGTggaacaaaacataacaaacagCAGCTGTCCTTATCTCACAGGCCTCGCTGCtgtcctcctgcctgcctgcaaaGCCGTAAAAATGATACAGAGACAGCACCAGAACGTTAGAGCTGATGCTTTCCCACACGGGTTCACCTTACAAGTTTTATATCCTGAGTGTCTGACCTGGCCCTTTTTCCCATGCCCTGACACCAACCTGCCAAGTGTCACCCTCTTGAAGTGACAGCTCAGACAGCTCAGGTGGTGGCTGTTCAGCAGAGCACAGATTTGGAGGTTAAATGCTTCATTCTCATTTGACACTGCCTTACTTCTGAGGCTGTACATTACAGAGCTCAATATGATGGTCACCAtccacacagaatcacagaatttctaggttggaagagacctcaagatcatcaagtccaacctctaacctaacactaacagtccccactaaaccatatccctaagctctacatctaaacgtcttttgaagacttccagggatggtgactccaccacctccctgggcagcctgttccagtgtctaacaaccctttcagtaaagaagttcttcctaacatctaacctaaaactcccctggcgtaactttagcccattccccctcgtcctgtcaccaggcacgtgggagaacaggccaaccgccacctcactacagcctcctttaaggtatctgtagagagtgataaggtcgcccctgagcctcctcttctccaggctgaacaagcccagctccctcagccactcctcgtaggacttgttctccaggcccctcaccagcttcgtcgaGGAGATCAGCGTGAAGGAATAGATTAATCTACTCTAATTTACATAGGATTTGAGCTTGGAATACATACCATTGTTATTAGCCAAAGGATAAGATGACTTTCTGGTGTGAAAATCTCTTTTGAATATACAGGAGGCTTTGGGGGGGGTCAAGTTTAGACCTCTCCATGCCATAGACATCCCCAACCAGATGCTTAAACATATGTGTCCTAAAACACTTTGGGTGCCCCCTTTGCCCAGGAAGAGCACATCTCCCACAGGGTTAGGAGAAATCCCACTGTACAGCTGGAAGACAGGCAGGAAGCACAAAAATTTCTACACTAAGACCGAACATTACGGCTAGGCACCCTCTCTTGCCTAGATGAGGACCTTGAGGATAAGTTTGTAGCAGCGTTCTGGTTAGCTTCTGGGGGCTGAAACTGAAGGTGCCGATCAGCAAGGATCAGACAAGAgctgtatgcatatatataacgTAAGCAAGCTTTATTATGAGCTATTTACATACATACCAGCCCCAGGGTGATGACAAGGGTACCGATGAGCATGGTGCTTTTCCCAGTCATCGGTGTCCACCACCGTGAGACCCAATAGTCCATACTCAGGCAGGTTGTGGTCGGCGTCCTGCCAGTGCAGTAGGCATCCATGTCTTGTGGGCACCACCACAGAGGTGACATTAACCTCAGTTGATGTTCCTGCCTCATGGGACACAGAGCATTTTGCTCCGTTTATACCCCACCCCTGCATGCTCCCAGACCCAGAGCAATTGGCAGCCCCGGTCCCAGGGAGCACCCAGCAGCCCCTGACAGGTTACTGCAATTATGCACAGCACGAGGGGCCAGCGCACGCATTCCCGatggcagcattttttttccatgccagATGAGTTATGGCCTGGCACCATATCTGCTGAACAAACAATATGCGTTATCACAAGGGCAGAGTTCCACCTTGTTCGTGTCACAACAGCACGACAGGGCTTTCCACAGAGCGTTTGTCTTACCCTGCTTCCATTTCACACCAGGTCAACCTAACAGGGTTTTTAGTCCTGACACAAGCAGTCGTGGTCTATTAAGGTATCTCAAGGAAGATGTGGTAACTTCAAGGTGTCCTGTCATGACCATGTCTCTATCTACATGTCTTAGACTAAGACCTCAGCAGAAAGAGGTTCTTTGTCCCTAGCCATGTGTTCAGACCCCCATCCTCTGTGCACACCCAGATGCCCTCAATGTCCCCTCCTGTGCGCACAgacctttcctttccccttatACACACTCATCTGACATTGACCTCTATGCAAGCTCTGACCACAACCTCTCCCCTGCTGAtgggcttttttccccctcctctgtTCCCCATCAGGCCCATTTTCATCATTGCCTTTTCCTCCATCCCCCTATACCCTCTTTACTGGGTCCTCTGGGTCTTCCCCCCCTTTGCTGTCTTTTCTGCCCTTTTGGatccccctccatccccaacCAGGGGGTCTCAGGGCCCATGTCCCAGTGATGCCTCTATCAGAGCCTGGGGACTCAGGCACAGCAGTGGCTGCCCACAGGCGCTTGTTAAtcacctctttattttattccaagTGCTGTACAGAAATTCCCCCCCAAAAGTGCTCTCAGTGCCCCTGTGCAGACCGGCCTCAGCACCCGCCACAGGCTGCTGCGTGGCGCGAGGCCGAAATAAGTTACCCGCGTTCCCTTCCAGTGCATCATGGCTCACCCAAAGTGCCCCACACCCAAGTTGTGGTTGCTTCAAAACTCAAAGTCCTTTTATCAGGCCCTGCCCCACTCTCAGGGCTTAGCACGGCATGGCAGCCTCTGACGGCAGCGGGGAGCACCTGTGGGGAAGCAAGGTTGGAACATCAGCTTGTCACACCACTGTGGGGGCAAACTGGTCAACGTGGGCTTGTGTCCACAACAGAGGTTTGTAGACTCATGTCCAACAGGGCAGAGagagccaccagcaccacccaTCGCTCCTCTCCATGGTCCCCCCCCACCAGATCCCCTCTCTCCATCCAAGAGAGGTGGCTACACACAGTGCTAGGTGGTCCAGGTGGTACTCACTCCATCTTGGCCTCCAGGTGGTGGACAGTCTGCTTGTCCAGGTAGCGGcagaagagggagaggaggtTGCTGGGCAAGAAGAGTGGCTCTACCAACGAGGCCTTGGGCACTTGTGACAGCTCCCGAGCGACCAGGAACACTGTGTCTGTCCTGGAGGCACCAAGGGGACAGTGAGAGCCCTGTTGGGCAGCCAACCCCAACCCTACTCACGTGGCCCCATGCCCTCACCATGTCTCGAAGTCCCTGCCATGTGGCTCCAGTGGTGTCTCAGAAGACAGCAGCCCCTCACCACGGCTCAGCAGGGAGTAGAGCAAGGTGATGCCAaactgcagagaagcagcaggaggagcaccATGGCTGTGTGTCCATCCATGATGGGCACATGCTGGGGATGTCCAACATACCTGGTTCTTCAGGGCCATAGCCAGCGGAAACTCGTCAGACTCAGGCAGGGGCCTGGTAATCTCCTGCAGGACCTGGATCAGCCTGCTGAAGGTCATCCTGCCCACCACCTCATTCAAAGGGCTGTAGAGCAGGGGAAGAGACtgggcagggcagaggggagagcagggatCTGAGACCGCTCAACCCACCACGGACACAGCCCCATCTCCACCCCACACCTTCAGGGTTTCGGGATGATGCAGGGGACAATGCTGCATATCCCAGGAGCATACAGCCACCAGGACTGCTTTAATTCCTCCTGGAgacctttctcctcctccccgcaAGGGCAGAAGCAAAGCCCTGCACCTGCCCTTCACAGCAGCCTCTTCCCATGCCGACCCCACCATCCACCCAGCCTTGCTGGGACCCATCAGGatggctgcccacaggcagggTGACAGGGAAGGGATGCAGCCCAGTaaccccctgccccagctggaggTGCTCGCCTCATCCAATGCATCTTTCTTCATGAGGAAGGGCAGGTGGTGGGTGATGGTCAGCAGGATCTTCTCTGCTTGCTCTGAGGCCAGGTGGGGCAGCAGCCGCGCTGTGAGCTTCTTGCCTTTCCGCACACACAGGACCTGCAGGAACTCAtcctctgcctccctggggACAAAGGCTCTGTGTTGGCACAGACTCTGAGGGACCTGAAGCCCCTCTGCCCATCTGGGTGAGGAACCAGCATCACATCCCTCGCTCCTGCATAGCTCCAGTGGAGGACaagagttgcatgtggggtcACTACAGATTATGGTGACACACAGAGGATGAGAGCCCATCACCTAATGACTGGGAACTCAGCTAGGACCAGGACACGCTGCCCACCCCCACCTCACCACGGCCCGAACTCACTCCTCACTGCTGCAGGCTCTGATTTTCAGGGCCTGGTAGATACGCCCCGCTTCCTGGgtcttctgctcctgctcctctggggCCAGGGACACCTTCCGCTgcatctcctccacctccagcagctgcaggaagagctggaggaaTAACGTGGGATAAGGCAGCGGTTTGGAACATCAGACCTTCCCCACAGAGCTCCTTGGATGAGACCCAAGCCCCTGCTCCATCGGCACCGTGCCCCAAAATCAGGGCCCCGGCCACTCACCCTCTCGATCCTGTGCAGCGCTCGAAGCCGGTGGCTCCCCGCAGCCTTCaggaggggagaaaggaaggcagAGTTACAGCCAGCACCAGACACCGCCGCCGGCAGAGCACTGGgccagctgctccctggggatCAAAGTGACTTCAGGACAAAGACCAACCCCGCACGGAAGCCACGGCCACCGCCGGCTGCCCCATCCCACCCTGCTGATGCCACCAAGGTGTCACCCAACCCATACCCAGAGCCAAGCAACACCCACACTGCAGCTCCTTATTGCTCCTGCTAAATTGCTCCAAGACCTTGAAGCAGGCTTGGAGCCCGGTGTCCCCTCACCTACCTCCTCCACCAGGGCATGGTGCACGGCATCAATGGCTCGGCGGGGGCTGTAGCAGGTGGACACAGCGACCTGGCCCAGCGAGCCAGCGATGCGCACCACTGGAAGAGAGCGGGGGGCACGGTGAGAGCATGCCCCACACCCCGCACCCCACCCCGGCCACCACCACGGCCCCTCACCAGAGTTGTAGGTCTCTACTTTCTGGATGAAGGGCGTCACCAGCTTGGGGGGCTCCTGCTTGTTGCGCCCACCCATGAGCTCCTCTTCTGCCTGCTTGCGCTCCAGCCGATGGTAGTAGGTCTGCGTGGGAGCCAGGAGGGCAGCTTGGGACCATCCGAGCCCTTTTGCCCCCCGTGCCAAGCCCATTTCTGgatggggctcagcaccccagctccctccagctccccaaGGTGGGAAGCCACAGCCCCAAGGAGCTGGGTGCCCCACGGGACCTATGGTAGAGGCTCACCTGGTAGTAGTAGTCATCATCCATGTTCTCACTCTGCAGCTGGATCATCTCCACCTTGACGACCCAGTCCTTTTCCTTGCAGGTCATCAGCCCAGCGTAAGGGTCAGCTTTAGGGGACCACAGCTTCTTAGGGGAGACACTGTCACGGGGGAGACCACAGCCTGCCGTAAGCACCCAGAGCCCCCTCGGGGCACTCCCAAGACCCCCGGGCCCTCCGTACCTCTGCACCGTGCCGCCTTGCTGCTGCCGCTGGGTCAGGATGcgctggtgctgggggtgcagctgGGTGAGGTGGCTGGGCATGCTGCAAAGGGGGACAAGCGAGGGCTGCAGACACTGCGGTGGCTCCAGCGCATCCCCTGGAACACCCCCTGGGTCTGCTCTCAGCATGGTGCCACAAGGGCCACCACCTCCCCTGGTTTTCAGACCATCGCGCTCCCGTCCATCCTGACCTCACTCAGACCAAAAACCTCTTTGCCAGCACAAGCCGGGCTCAGCACCCACGCTCGAGCCATCCCCATGGAGCCACCAGCTTCTTTAGGGGGCCGCAGCATCCCTCCCCTGTGCCCAGCATCAAAACCCCACTCGCCGTGCCTTCTACCTGAAGTTGAACTGGCTGCTGGCCGAGGGGCTGAAGAAGGGAGAGgggtccagagaaggagacATGGGGCCGAAGTGCATTGCGAGGGGCCGCGGCGGGGTGCCCACGTTGGGCGACAGGGGCCTGAAACGGGCCGGGGGCGCATACCCTGTGGActgcaaaggaaggaagaagcagtCAGGAGGCAGGACACCCTGCTGTCACCTCTGAGGGCTCCTGGAGGGATGGGCTGGTTCTGCCAACACCACGTCTTGTGCTCCCATCCCAGGCAAGGGTACCCTGGAGTcatgctgctgcccagcacgCCCCAGATCCATCAGCAGTGCTCCAACGTGCCACCAAGCACAAGGTCACACCCAGtgcagggacagcaggacaGATTTGTGAAGCCGTAGCTAACACCTTCCCCATCCCGTATGGAGAAGGGCACCCAGGATGAGACCAAGATGGaaaggctgctgctctggggaggTGCTGAGCGGTGCTTGGAGGTGGCTCTTCCAGGCCACGGCACCATCTGTGGGGACAGTGGTGGCCTGCTGCGTTACCTGCTTGgaagcaaagggagaagaagcTCTGCGGGCTGGTGGGAAGGGCCGAGGGGAGCACGTGGAGCGCAGCATCAaaggtggctgctgcagggacaagCAGGCATTACTGGGACCAGCTGGGCACCGGGAATGTGGTCACAGCCACGAATCCCAGCCTGATGGTGGGTTTCATAGGGGGACAGAGGCAttgcagagctggggacagcTTCTGGAGCAGAGAGGGCAGAGGAAGGGGTGAGCAAGACTCCCTGAGAGCCCGTACCTGCCGGAGGAAGCGCtgggagaaggacttgggggacGTCCCTCTGAAGTCAGGGCGCTTGAGCCGAGGAGAGCCCGCATACCCCCTCTGCACAGGGGAGCTGAGGAAGTCGAGGGCCACgttggcagcaggagggggcgTCTCCAGGACCTGCAGGATGGCTTTGTCCTGTTGGAAGAGGTGGCAGGAGGTGGGAATGCAGCCCTGTCCACATGCCACAACCGGGGACGCGTGGGGATACCCCCGGGACCCACCTCCAGCacggggtggggtgggatgctgctggggcaggagccccACACCATGGGCTCCATGGCCAGCTGGAAGACAGAGAGAGGTCAgcatggggaggagaggggcaggggacACTCAGACCCCGTCACCAAGGAGGAGGGGACATTTTTACCATGTCCTCTTTGCCAAATTCTGCCCAGACAGAGCCAATCCTGCTGTCCAGCACTGCTGAGTCCTGGCTCTGGGAGCAAAGAGGACAGTTAATGGCACACACCTGGCCACAGCACCACGGACCTGCCCTTGTCCCTCCCAGAACCACTCCTCGCCCTCTGTAGGGCACAACCCACGGCGTGTGGATGGAGGGACAAGCAGCAGGTCCATGGCAGTATCACTGCTTGGACACTGGGGGCTCAGCGCTGGgtccccctcccaccccactcAGGCATCACCTCCAGCGTGGGCTTGCTCTGCACAGCTCTCATCACCGCTGGGTCTCCCAGGTTGTTGGGCTCATCCTCATGCTCTTCCTCAGCCCCCAGCtgttcttcttcctcctcagaGCCCACCTGCTCAGCATCAGGCTCCATCCCACCTTCACCCTGAggctctccctgctcctctggTGGTTGCTGCCCCTCATCTGCTTGGGGCTCCTCCTCGGTCTCCACGAGCTCAGGGCTCCTCTCCAAAGGCACTGGGGTTTTCACAGCATCCTCCTCAGTGGAGTCACGGTCTTGCAAGGGAAAGCAGAGTGCGTTGGGGTTAAATAAGCGCCCAGGAAAATGCCCCCAGGCTCCCTGCTGAGCTCTTTGTTAGGCATAAGGACACATCCCACCTGGGGAACACCTtcctcacccccagcctccatTCATCCTCATCCCACCAGGTGCTGGCTGGTCAGCCCGAGTCTGGGGCTCCCTTGAACCTTACCCAACCCAAATGTCATCTCATTGTACAGGTCAagctcctcatcctcctcagcCATCTCCTCCAGCAGAGGCACATCTTCCACTAGCAGGTAGTCCTCAAGGATCTGGGGGGCGAGAAGGCAAAAGCAGCATGGGCACCAGCGAAGGAGACAGATGGGGGAAGAAGAAACCCTTAACAGGGGGGCACCCAACCCTTCCTGGGAGCTAACCCcacagctgccctgcagctggaaGAGACGAGCAGGAGCAACCCCCAGACaccagcacctgcccctggTGGCTCCCGGGGACCACCCCTGACCCCTGTGGGACCCTCCCAGCTCCGCAGGGACCGAACACCCGCAGCAGCAGGCGGGGAGCACCGCGAGGAGCTCGGTGCGGAGCCCCAGCGCGCCCCACGTGCCACCATTAGGCTTCAGAGTGAACACCCTGCCGGGacggggcagggccgggcaggaCAAGGCAGGGCAGGACGGGACGGGGCAGGGCGGGCACTCACAACCCTCTGGCCGCCCTCCGCCATGCCGCGGCGCCGCCCTCCCCCGCCTCCCTCTAcggggccgcgctgcccccgccgccgcctttTACCGGCCGCCGGCAGCGCGCATGCGCGGCACGCCCCCCCGCGGATAGACCACGCCCCCCTCGGATAGGCCACGCCCCCGCTGCCCCGTTAGGGCGGTGGAAACGAAAGTGAAAGCGAAAGCCGCGCACTGCGCACGCGCAACGCGCCCTCTGCCCGCTCTCTCCAACCTTTTCGCTGCCTGTTTGCCCGGATACAAGTGACGCGGCGGGGAAGTCGCCTCGCTATTGGCTGCGCGCCGCGGCGGTGATAAATAGGAGCGGGGCGCGCGCGGGAGGGGCCACTCGGCGAGGGGAGCGGAGCagcgcggagcggagcgggagGCATGGGGCTGGCGGCCAAGGCGGCGATCGTGGCCCTGGTGGCGCTGGTGGCACTGCTCGGCCAGGGGCAGGCCAAAGGTGAGTGTCCGGCGCTGCGGGGGGCGCGGTGGCGGGGCTGTCCCCGGTGGTCCCGGCGCTGTCCCCGGTGGTCCCGGTGCTCAGCGCTGCCTCGCCCCTCACAGCGGCCCCCAAGGTGCAGGTGTACTCCCGGCACCCCGCCACCGCCGGCACCGAGAACATCCTCAACTGCTACGTGGAGGGCTTCCACCCCCCCAAGATCGACATCGCCCTGCTGAAGAATGGGGAGCCCATGAAGGACGTCAAGTACAATGACATGTCCTTCGGGGACGACTGGACCTTCCAGCGCCTGGTGTACGCCCCCTTCACGCCCACCAAGAGCGACGTCTACACCTGCAGGGTCAACCACGAGGCCTTCGCGGAGCCGCAGTCCTTCAGATGGGGTATGGTTTCCTCTCCGCGTGATGCATCCAGAAGCCTCGCTGATTTTGGGCTCAGCCTCTCTAGAAACAGGGCGCTGTCATGGGGTGTGTTTTGAAGGCTTTGTTCTAGACATACATGAGCACCAACAAAAGTAACTTGGTTTGAAAAGACTATGTGCCAAACCCATGCGAGAGTTAGCTCGCAGCAGATAGGAAAGGTTTGCTTTGGCATTGCCAAAGGTCCTGTAGGTAGTTGTCCTCTGCCTTCCTGGCCTGCCTATGCTGGGCCTGACAACTGTTAATAGAGCTCTCTGGGTGGATTTATCCAAAAAAAGATGGGTGATGCAATGATTTTTGGCTTTAATCTAGTGGTAAAGACTGACACTTACTGTTTAGATCACACTTACTGAAATTCCTGTCTTCCCCTTGTGTGCCTTGGTTCCCAAGCCGAGACTGTTGGTGCTCCTCTTAATGCTGATGGCAGCATGT is a genomic window containing:
- the PATL2 gene encoding protein PAT1 homolog 2 isoform X2 is translated as MAEGGQRVILEDYLLVEDVPLLEEMAEEDEELDLYNEMTFGLDRDSTEEDAVKTPVPLERSPELVETEEEPQADEGQQPPEEQGEPQGEGGMEPDAEQVGSEEEEEQLGAEEEHEDEPNNLGDPAVMRAVQSKPTLESQDSAVLDSRIGSVWAEFGKEDMLAMEPMVWGSCPSSIPPHPVLEDKAILQVLETPPPAANVALDFLSSPVQRGYAGSPRLKRPDFRGTSPKSFSQRFLRQPPLMLRSTCSPRPFPPARRASSPFASKQSTGYAPPARFRPLSPNVGTPPRPLAMHFGPMSPSLDPSPFFSPSASSQFNFSMPSHLTQLHPQHQRILTQRQQQGGTVQSVSPKKLWSPKADPYAGLMTCKEKDWVVKVEMIQLQSENMDDDYYYQTYYHRLERKQAEEELMGGRNKQEPPKLVTPFIQKVETYNSVVRIAGSLGQVAVSTCYSPRRAIDAVHHALVEEAAGSHRLRALHRIERLFLQLLEVEEMQRKVSLAPEEQEQKTQEAGRIYQALKIRACSSEEEAEDEFLQVLCVRKGKKLTARLLPHLASEQAEKILLTITHHLPFLMKKDALDESLPLLYSPLNEVVGRMTFSRLIQVLQEITRPLPESDEFPLAMALKNQFGITLLYSLLSRGEGLLSSETPLEPHGRDFETWTDTVFLVARELSQVPKASLVEPLFLPSNLLSLFCRYLDKQTVHHLEAKMECSPLPSEAAMPC
- the PATL2 gene encoding protein PAT1 homolog 2 isoform X4, which codes for MAEGGQRVILEDYLLVEDVPLLEEMAEEDEELDLYNEMTFGLDRDSTEEDAVKTPVPLERSPELVETEEEPQADEGQQPPEEQGEPQGEGGMEPDAEQVGSEEEEEQLGAEEEHEDEPNNLGDPAVMRAVQSKPTLESQDSAVLDSRIGSVWAEFGKEDMLAMEPMVWGSCPSSIPPHPVLEDKAILQVLETPPPAANVALDFLSSPVQRGYAGSPRLKRPDFRGTSPKSFSQRFLRQSTGYAPPARFRPLSPNVGTPPRPLAMHFGPMSPSLDPSPFFSPSASSQFNFSMPSHLTQLHPQHQRILTQRQQQGGTVQSVSPKKLWSPKADPYAGLMTCKEKDWVVKVEMIQLQSENMDDDYYYQTYYHRLERKQAEEELMGGRNKQEPPKLVTPFIQKVETYNSVVRIAGSLGQVAVSTCYSPRRAIDAVHHALVEEAAGSHRLRALHRIERLFLQLLEVEEMQRKVSLAPEEQEQKTQEAGRIYQALKIRACSSEEEAEDEFLQVLCVRKGKKLTARLLPHLASEQAEKILLTITHHLPFLMKKDALDESLPLLYSPLNEVVGRMTFSRLIQVLQEITRPLPESDEFPLAMALKNQFGITLLYSLLSRGEGLLSSETPLEPHGRDFETWTDTVFLVARELSQVPKASLVEPLFLPSNLLSLFCRYLDKQTVHHLEAKMECSPLPSEAAMPC
- the PATL2 gene encoding protein PAT1 homolog 2 isoform X1; translated protein: MAEGGQRVILEDYLLVEDVPLLEEMAEEDEELDLYNEMTFGLDRDSTEEDAVKTPVPLERSPELVETEEEPQADEGQQPPEEQGEPQGEGGMEPDAEQVGSEEEEEQLGAEEEHEDEPNNLGDPAVMRAVQSKPTLESQDSAVLDSRIGSVWAEFGKEDMLAMEPMVWGSCPSSIPPHPVLEDKAILQVLETPPPAANVALDFLSSPVQRGYAGSPRLKRPDFRGTSPKSFSQRFLRQQPPLMLRSTCSPRPFPPARRASSPFASKQSTGYAPPARFRPLSPNVGTPPRPLAMHFGPMSPSLDPSPFFSPSASSQFNFSMPSHLTQLHPQHQRILTQRQQQGGTVQSVSPKKLWSPKADPYAGLMTCKEKDWVVKVEMIQLQSENMDDDYYYQTYYHRLERKQAEEELMGGRNKQEPPKLVTPFIQKVETYNSVVRIAGSLGQVAVSTCYSPRRAIDAVHHALVEEAAGSHRLRALHRIERLFLQLLEVEEMQRKVSLAPEEQEQKTQEAGRIYQALKIRACSSEEEAEDEFLQVLCVRKGKKLTARLLPHLASEQAEKILLTITHHLPFLMKKDALDESLPLLYSPLNEVVGRMTFSRLIQVLQEITRPLPESDEFPLAMALKNQFGITLLYSLLSRGEGLLSSETPLEPHGRDFETWTDTVFLVARELSQVPKASLVEPLFLPSNLLSLFCRYLDKQTVHHLEAKMECSPLPSEAAMPC
- the PATL2 gene encoding protein PAT1 homolog 2 isoform X3, whose translation is MAEEDEELDLYNEMTFGLDRDSTEEDAVKTPVPLERSPELVETEEEPQADEGQQPPEEQGEPQGEGGMEPDAEQVGSEEEEEQLGAEEEHEDEPNNLGDPAVMRAVQSKPTLESQDSAVLDSRIGSVWAEFGKEDMLAMEPMVWGSCPSSIPPHPVLEDKAILQVLETPPPAANVALDFLSSPVQRGYAGSPRLKRPDFRGTSPKSFSQRFLRQQPPLMLRSTCSPRPFPPARRASSPFASKQSTGYAPPARFRPLSPNVGTPPRPLAMHFGPMSPSLDPSPFFSPSASSQFNFSMPSHLTQLHPQHQRILTQRQQQGGTVQSVSPKKLWSPKADPYAGLMTCKEKDWVVKVEMIQLQSENMDDDYYYQTYYHRLERKQAEEELMGGRNKQEPPKLVTPFIQKVETYNSVVRIAGSLGQVAVSTCYSPRRAIDAVHHALVEEAAGSHRLRALHRIERLFLQLLEVEEMQRKVSLAPEEQEQKTQEAGRIYQALKIRACSSEEEAEDEFLQVLCVRKGKKLTARLLPHLASEQAEKILLTITHHLPFLMKKDALDESLPLLYSPLNEVVGRMTFSRLIQVLQEITRPLPESDEFPLAMALKNQFGITLLYSLLSRGEGLLSSETPLEPHGRDFETWTDTVFLVARELSQVPKASLVEPLFLPSNLLSLFCRYLDKQTVHHLEAKMECSPLPSEAAMPC
- the B2M gene encoding beta-2-microglobulin, coding for MGLAAKAAIVALVALVALLGQGQAKAAPKVQVYSRHPATAGTENILNCYVEGFHPPKIDIALLKNGEPMKDVKYNDMSFGDDWTFQRLVYAPFTPTKSDVYTCRVNHEAFAEPQSFRWEPDF